A genomic window from Candidatus Nealsonbacteria bacterium includes:
- the rplE gene encoding 50S ribosomal protein L5 — translation MINLKEKYKKEVIPEMLKKFNHGNVMAVPGIEKVAINISFGRETVSKSGDELKKFMAVIGNDLSLITGQKPSMRRAKKSISGFKLREGIIVGSKVTLRGKRMYDFLDKLVHVALPRARDFKGLGLNNFDKSGNLTIGIKEHIIFPEVSADKIKSILGLQITIVTGAKNKEEGIELLRLLGFPLKKQ, via the coding sequence ATGATAAATTTGAAAGAAAAATACAAAAAAGAAGTTATACCTGAGATGCTAAAGAAGTTTAATCATGGCAATGTCATGGCTGTCCCAGGAATTGAAAAAGTTGCTATCAATATCAGTTTTGGACGAGAGACAGTTAGCAAGAGTGGAGATGAATTAAAGAAGTTTATGGCTGTCATAGGAAACGACTTATCTTTAATAACTGGACAGAAGCCTTCGATGAGAAGGGCAAAAAAATCAATTTCTGGATTTAAGCTTAGAGAAGGAATTATTGTTGGTTCAAAGGTTACACTAAGAGGCAAAAGAATGTATGATTTCTTAGATAAGTTAGTTCACGTTGCTCTTCCAAGAGCTAGAGATTTTAAAGGTTTAGGCTTAAATAATTTCGATAAGAGCGGAAATTTGACTATCGGAATTAAAGAGCATATAATTTTCCCTGAAGTTTCCGCAGACAAGATCAAGAGTATTCTTGGTTTACAGATTACCATAGTAACTGGTGCTAAAAATAAAGAAGAAGGAATAGAATTATTAAGATTATTGGGATTCCCACTTAAAAAACAATAA
- the secY gene encoding preprotein translocase subunit SecY, with the protein MFEKIIQIFKIEDLRKKILFVLSMFVVFRLMSNIPMPGIDQSRLASFFQDFEIFRFASALTGGALDKFSIVMLGLGPYITATIIMQLLTMIIPQLERLQKEEGDVGRQKINQYGRILTVPFAFFQGFAMLTLFQREGVILPLSSIGMITSLLIITAGTVLLMWIGELITKRGIGNGVSLLIFAAIIAEFPGNVRNMILSITDQPGALQSYFLLFAMIILIIIGVVYFNEARRNIPVSYAKQVRGMKMYGGASTYLPLNLNPAGVIPIIFAFSIAFLPSILVGVISGVSSGFLAQTAQMIGSYLESLWVLGSIIFILVFLFTYFYTAVTFDPKNVAENLQKMGGFIPGIRPGAPTAKYLNHILNRVLFLGGFFLAVIAVMPWIVQGLIQVITGTGIEDFGFLIGGASVLIIVSVVLETMKQVKAQLQMREYETF; encoded by the coding sequence ATGTTTGAAAAGATCATCCAAATTTTTAAAATAGAAGACTTAAGAAAGAAAATCCTTTTTGTCTTATCTATGTTTGTTGTCTTTAGGTTGATGTCCAACATTCCTATGCCAGGCATTGATCAATCAAGGTTGGCCAGTTTTTTTCAAGATTTTGAGATTTTCAGATTCGCCAGTGCGCTTACCGGAGGAGCTTTAGATAAATTTTCTATTGTCATGCTTGGGCTTGGTCCGTATATTACAGCTACCATTATTATGCAGCTTCTGACTATGATTATTCCTCAACTGGAGAGACTTCAAAAAGAAGAAGGAGATGTAGGACGACAGAAAATTAATCAATATGGAAGAATACTTACAGTACCGTTTGCCTTTTTTCAAGGGTTTGCAATGCTTACTCTTTTCCAAAGGGAAGGAGTTATACTTCCTCTTAGTAGTATAGGGATGATAACATCACTATTAATCATAACTGCTGGAACCGTTCTTCTAATGTGGATTGGGGAATTAATAACCAAAAGGGGAATTGGAAATGGGGTCTCTCTTTTGATTTTTGCCGCTATAATAGCCGAATTTCCGGGGAATGTTAGGAATATGATTTTGAGTATTACTGATCAGCCAGGAGCCCTTCAATCATATTTTCTTTTGTTCGCCATGATTATTCTGATTATAATCGGAGTTGTTTACTTTAATGAGGCAAGAAGAAATATTCCTGTTTCTTATGCTAAACAAGTAAGGGGAATGAAAATGTATGGTGGTGCATCAACATACCTTCCTTTGAATCTTAACCCTGCAGGAGTAATACCTATCATTTTTGCTTTTTCAATTGCTTTCCTTCCCTCTATATTGGTTGGTGTTATTTCCGGAGTTAGTTCTGGATTTTTAGCTCAAACTGCTCAAATGATTGGTTCATATTTGGAAAGCCTTTGGGTATTAGGTTCTATTATATTTATATTAGTATTTCTTTTTACTTATTTTTACACTGCAGTTACTTTTGATCCAAAGAATGTAGCCGAGAATCTTCAGAAAATGGGTGGATTTATTCCAGGGATTAGACCTGGGGCACCAACTGCAAAATATCTAAATCATATTCTAAATAGAGTTCTTTTCCTTGGAGGATTCTTTTTGGCAGTAATTGCTGTTATGCCTTGGATTGTTCAAGGATTAATTCAAGTAATAACTGGAACAGGGATAGAAGATTTTGGCTTCTTAATTGGAGGCGCATCCGTATTAATTATTGTTAGTGTAGTTTTAGAGACTATGAAGCAAGTCAAAGCACAGCTTCAGATGAGAGAGTACGAAACATTTTAA
- a CDS encoding type Z 30S ribosomal protein S14: MAKKSQIAKSEKEPKFSTRIVRRCFRCGRARGYMRDFDLCRICFREMANEGLIPGVKKSSW, encoded by the coding sequence ATGGCCAAGAAGTCGCAAATAGCAAAATCAGAAAAAGAACCTAAATTTTCTACACGCATAGTTAGAAGATGTTTTCGATGCGGGCGTGCAAGAGGATATATGAGAGATTTCGATCTATGTAGAATTTGCTTTAGAGAAATGGCTAATGAAGGATTGATTCCCGGAGTTAAAAAATCTAGCTGGTAA
- the rplX gene encoding 50S ribosomal protein L24, with translation MKIKKGDTILLITGKDRGKKGKVLQVIPTKDKVVVDNINLKKKHVRPKKSGEKGQVVEFSAPVDISNVKLVCPKCSKPSRVGYIIVDGKKDRVCKKCEKKI, from the coding sequence ATGAAAATCAAAAAAGGAGATACAATTTTATTAATCACTGGAAAAGACAGGGGGAAGAAAGGAAAGGTCCTTCAAGTTATTCCAACCAAAGACAAGGTTGTAGTTGATAATATCAACTTAAAAAAGAAACATGTTCGACCTAAGAAATCCGGAGAGAAAGGGCAAGTTGTTGAATTTTCCGCACCAGTAGATATTTCCAATGTTAAGTTAGTTTGTCCCAAGTGTTCTAAGCCTTCAAGAGTAGGCTACATTATAGTAGACGGCAAAAAAGATAGAGTTTGTAAAAAATGTGAAAAGAAGATATAG
- a CDS encoding 30S ribosomal protein S5: MTVQKEIPKNEEFESKLLNLSRVERMTGGGRRLRFQAVVVVGDKNGKVGVASAKSTDVSQAIEKATKMAKKRMITVLMVDDTIPHQTEAKFGAAQIILRPQIKGRGLVAGGTIRTICLLAGIKNISAKAISRTDNKLNNAKATIKALEKLKVKESKKVVLADSSEKTETENHATSSN; this comes from the coding sequence ATGACGGTTCAAAAAGAAATTCCCAAAAATGAAGAGTTCGAATCCAAGCTACTGAATCTTTCTAGGGTAGAGAGGATGACCGGCGGAGGAAGACGATTGCGTTTTCAGGCTGTCGTTGTGGTTGGAGATAAAAATGGAAAAGTAGGAGTAGCTTCTGCAAAGTCAACTGATGTGAGTCAAGCTATTGAAAAAGCAACAAAGATGGCCAAGAAAAGAATGATCACAGTGTTAATGGTTGATGATACTATTCCTCACCAAACTGAAGCTAAATTTGGAGCTGCTCAAATAATTCTAAGACCTCAGATTAAGGGTCGCGGACTAGTAGCTGGAGGTACTATTAGAACAATCTGTCTTTTAGCAGGTATTAAGAATATTTCCGCTAAAGCAATTAGTAGAACAGATAATAAGCTAAATAATGCCAAGGCAACCATTAAGGCTTTAGAAAAATTAAAAGTTAAAGAATCAAAGAAGGTCGTCTTAGCGGATTCATCCGAGAAGACGGAAACTGAAAATCATGCAACTTCATCAAATTAA
- a CDS encoding AAA family ATPase: MQDNIIVCIVGMPGAGKSILSDELVGRGFSYLRFGQAILDRVKQEGLEINENNERMIRERIRKEHGMAALAILNTPKIDELIINSNLVVDGLYSWSEYKVLKDRYQDKMYVVAVYAPPAVRYSRLKDRTVKGDKEARFRSYTEEEARKRDYAEIENIEKGGPIAMADFTIINIRSIDDFKRELNSIFLEIKK, translated from the coding sequence ATGCAAGATAATATAATTGTTTGTATTGTAGGAATGCCGGGGGCCGGTAAAAGTATTCTTTCCGATGAATTAGTAGGAAGGGGCTTTTCTTATTTAAGATTTGGCCAAGCGATATTGGATCGAGTAAAACAAGAAGGGCTTGAAATTAATGAAAATAATGAGAGAATGATAAGAGAGCGGATACGCAAAGAACATGGAATGGCTGCGCTTGCTATTCTTAATACTCCCAAGATAGATGAATTGATTATCAATTCTAACCTAGTTGTTGACGGCCTTTACAGCTGGTCGGAATATAAGGTGCTAAAGGATAGATATCAAGATAAAATGTATGTAGTAGCCGTTTATGCCCCTCCAGCAGTAAGGTATTCAAGGCTTAAGGACCGTACAGTTAAGGGTGATAAAGAAGCGAGGTTTAGAAGTTATACCGAAGAGGAGGCAAGAAAACGAGATTATGCTGAAATAGAAAATATAGAGAAAGGCGGGCCTATTGCTATGGCAGATTTCACTATTATCAACATTAGGAGTATTGATGATTTTAAAAGAGAACTAAACTCAATATTTTTAGAAATAAAAAAATGA
- the rplF gene encoding 50S ribosomal protein L6: protein MSRIGKKPIIIPKGVEITLEGHTVKAKGPKGELQTKIRPEIGVEIKDDQVIVTPVKETKKSNAFWGLSRSLIANMTTGVSEGYQTKLLIEGVGYKVALEGQDLVFQLGFSHPVKISPREGITFSIEKNSFIVSGINKQLVTQVAANIRKIKPPDPYKGKGIRYEGEIIKKKVGKKATGARG from the coding sequence ATGTCTAGAATAGGAAAGAAGCCAATAATAATACCGAAGGGAGTAGAAATCACTCTAGAGGGTCATACCGTCAAAGCAAAGGGTCCTAAGGGAGAACTTCAAACAAAGATTAGGCCAGAGATCGGAGTAGAAATTAAAGATGATCAAGTGATTGTAACTCCAGTCAAAGAAACTAAGAAATCAAATGCTTTTTGGGGACTATCAAGATCTCTTATTGCCAATATGACAACAGGAGTGAGTGAAGGATATCAAACAAAACTTTTGATAGAAGGTGTTGGTTACAAAGTCGCTCTTGAAGGGCAAGACCTTGTTTTTCAACTAGGATTTTCTCACCCAGTTAAAATTTCACCAAGAGAAGGTATAACTTTTTCTATTGAGAAAAATTCATTTATAGTTTCAGGAATTAATAAGCAATTAGTAACACAGGTAGCGGCCAATATTAGAAAGATTAAGCCGCCAGATCCATATAAAGGAAAGGGAATAAGATACGAAGGAGAAATTATTAAAAAGAAAGTAGGTAAGAAGGCAACAGGAGCCAGAGGATAA
- the rpsH gene encoding 30S ribosomal protein S8, translated as MTTDPIADMINGIKNGQAVFKTTAKVPFSNLKYEIAKVLENNGWVEKVEKKGKKTTKTIEITLKYEDNKPVISNIKKISKPGQRIYIPASKIRKVRDGFGMSIISTPKGIMNNYQARKANLGGEILIEVY; from the coding sequence ATGACAACAGATCCAATTGCAGACATGATAAATGGAATAAAAAACGGTCAGGCTGTTTTTAAGACAACAGCCAAGGTTCCTTTTTCTAATTTAAAATATGAAATCGCCAAGGTTTTAGAAAATAATGGATGGGTTGAGAAGGTTGAAAAGAAAGGAAAAAAAACAACCAAGACCATTGAGATTACTTTAAAGTACGAAGATAATAAGCCGGTCATTTCCAATATTAAAAAAATATCAAAACCTGGACAAAGGATATATATCCCAGCTAGCAAGATAAGGAAAGTTAGAGATGGTTTTGGAATGTCAATTATTTCAACCCCCAAGGGAATCATGAACAACTATCAAGCCAGAAAAGCTAATCTTGGTGGAGAAATACTAATTGAAGTATATTAA
- the map gene encoding type I methionyl aminopeptidase, whose amino-acid sequence MISIKNPKEIQIMREGGKILAEIIEQLKSQVRPGITTQALDKLAENLILKHGKPSFKNYKGFPNTLCTSINSQIVHGMPSKKELTDGDILSLDLGIEYKGFHTDMALTIPVGEVDPEVLRLIRTTKKALKRGIKKVHPGNTFGDLGNTIQRCIESQGFVVIKNLCGHGIGRELHEEPNVLNYGKRKTGSQIKEGMVFCIEPMASISSSEMKGGADGYALETKDGSFSAHFEHTVAVTERGCIVLTEL is encoded by the coding sequence ATGATCTCAATAAAGAATCCAAAAGAGATTCAAATAATGAGGGAGGGGGGTAAGATTTTGGCAGAAATCATAGAGCAGCTTAAATCTCAAGTTAGACCAGGAATTACTACTCAAGCATTAGACAAGCTTGCAGAGAATCTGATTTTAAAACATGGAAAACCTTCTTTTAAAAATTACAAGGGATTTCCTAATACTTTATGCACCTCAATAAATAGTCAAATAGTTCATGGAATGCCATCTAAAAAAGAATTAACGGATGGAGATATTTTATCATTAGACCTTGGAATAGAATATAAAGGATTCCATACTGATATGGCTTTAACTATTCCGGTGGGGGAGGTTGATCCTGAAGTCTTGAGATTAATAAGAACAACTAAAAAAGCCCTCAAAAGAGGTATAAAGAAAGTTCATCCAGGTAATACTTTCGGAGACTTGGGTAATACTATTCAAAGATGTATTGAATCTCAGGGATTTGTAGTTATTAAAAATTTATGTGGCCATGGAATTGGAAGGGAACTTCATGAAGAACCAAATGTATTGAATTATGGAAAAAGAAAGACCGGTTCCCAAATTAAAGAGGGGATGGTTTTTTGTATTGAGCCAATGGCATCAATAAGTTCATCAGAGATGAAAGGGGGTGCTGACGGTTATGCCTTAGAAACAAAAGATGGATCTTTTTCTGCTCATTTCGAACATACTGTTGCGGTTACTGAAAGAGGTTGCATTGTTCTGACAGAACTTTAA
- a CDS encoding uL15 family ribosomal protein produces the protein MQLHQIKPTTKRKKDKRVGRGGKKGTFSGKGVKGQKSRAGRKLVPSIRGIIKKYHKLKGYRVNAIDKGIAVVNLNLINNKYAANEIVSPETLLEKGLIRKEAGKLPVVKILSDGEISKPLVFKGCQYSKTTEEKIKKSEGKI, from the coding sequence ATGCAACTTCATCAAATTAAACCAACAACTAAACGAAAGAAGGATAAACGAGTCGGACGAGGCGGAAAGAAAGGAACCTTTTCCGGCAAGGGTGTTAAGGGGCAAAAATCTAGAGCTGGACGAAAGCTCGTTCCTTCAATTAGGGGAATAATAAAGAAGTACCATAAGCTTAAAGGATACAGAGTTAATGCCATTGATAAGGGAATAGCCGTCGTTAATTTGAATTTGATAAATAACAAATATGCTGCAAATGAAATCGTCTCCCCCGAAACTTTATTAGAAAAAGGATTAATAAGAAAGGAAGCTGGAAAGCTCCCAGTAGTGAAGATATTATCTGATGGAGAAATAAGTAAGCCTTTAGTATTTAAGGGATGTCAGTATTCAAAAACAACAGAAGAAAAAATTAAAAAATCCGAAGGAAAGATATAA
- a CDS encoding nucleoside monophosphate kinase, whose translation MKKNRVVILLGPPGSGKGTQAKLLKERFNLEAIGSGNILRARMKQDDYTGKKIGEVINKGKRIPTPVIFMLWMKELEAIKQRTGSQGFIFDGSPRTVFEAKMLEDALEWYGWHKEKKVIFINLSKREVLKRLKTRRICSVCGEIAIANGSKLKDCLKCKGKMIVRPDDNIEGVMTRWEWFNKEVRPTVNYYKKKEGITIIDGSQSVEDVSRDILKAMK comes from the coding sequence ATGAAAAAAAACCGGGTTGTTATCCTTTTAGGTCCTCCTGGATCAGGAAAGGGAACACAGGCAAAACTATTAAAAGAAAGATTTAACTTGGAAGCTATCGGAAGTGGAAACATTCTAAGAGCTAGAATGAAACAAGATGATTACACCGGCAAGAAGATCGGTGAGGTCATAAATAAGGGAAAAAGAATCCCTACACCAGTTATCTTCATGCTATGGATGAAGGAATTGGAGGCAATAAAACAAAGAACTGGATCCCAGGGCTTTATTTTTGACGGAAGTCCCCGAACTGTTTTTGAAGCAAAAATGTTAGAAGATGCCTTGGAGTGGTATGGGTGGCACAAAGAAAAGAAAGTCATCTTTATTAATCTGTCTAAAAGAGAAGTTTTGAAACGTCTCAAAACAAGAAGAATATGTAGTGTTTGCGGAGAAATTGCTATTGCTAACGGATCTAAATTAAAAGATTGCCTAAAATGTAAGGGTAAAATGATTGTAAGGCCGGATGATAATATAGAGGGAGTGATGACAAGATGGGAGTGGTTTAATAAAGAGGTACGACCAACAGTTAATTATTACAAGAAAAAAGAAGGCATTACTATTATTGACGGTAGTCAGTCAGTAGAAGATGTCTCAAGAGATATTCTGAAAGCAATGAAATAA
- the tpiA gene encoding triose-phosphate isomerase: MRKIIIANWKMNPSTLDQSLKLAKSIGFDSRVVICPPFPYLNQLKNLGVSIGAQDSFWEREGAFTGEVSPVMLKKIGCKYIIIGHSERRWVLSETNDIINKKIKACLAEGLKVIFCIGEKEEERKRGKEFDVLKSQIKEGLKGILIDDYSKIVIAYEPVWAIGTGNACSPDEAEEMRVFIKKMFGDLAVLYGGSVNALNAGDYIDKASFDGLLIGGASLKTVEFKSILKKIKL, encoded by the coding sequence ATGAGGAAAATAATCATTGCCAATTGGAAGATGAATCCTTCAACATTGGATCAATCGTTAAAATTGGCCAAATCTATAGGATTTGATTCAAGGGTGGTTATTTGTCCACCTTTTCCTTATTTAAATCAGCTTAAAAATCTTGGTGTCTCAATTGGAGCACAAGACTCTTTCTGGGAAAGAGAAGGAGCTTTTACGGGAGAAGTTTCTCCAGTTATGCTGAAAAAAATTGGATGCAAATATATTATTATTGGTCATTCTGAGAGGAGATGGGTATTGAGCGAAACTAATGATATAATTAACAAGAAGATAAAAGCCTGTTTAGCGGAGGGCCTCAAAGTTATTTTTTGCATAGGAGAGAAAGAGGAGGAGAGGAAGAGGGGTAAAGAGTTTGATGTTTTAAAGAGTCAAATAAAAGAAGGACTGAAAGGAATTTTGATAGATGATTACTCAAAGATTGTTATTGCTTACGAACCAGTTTGGGCAATTGGAACTGGAAATGCTTGTAGTCCAGACGAAGCGGAAGAGATGAGAGTTTTCATTAAGAAGATGTTTGGGGATTTAGCTGTTTTATACGGTGGGAGCGTAAATGCATTAAATGCCGGTGACTATATTGATAAAGCTTCTTTTGACGGTCTTTTGATAGGGGGAGCATCTCTAAAGACAGTAGAATTTAAAAGTATTCTGAAGAAAATTAAGCTTTAA
- the galT gene encoding galactose-1-phosphate uridylyltransferase — protein MKNKKNEKFPSELRLDKTSKDWVVIATGRAKRPEMFKKERRKGKKVPKGECPFCNLSEQESPVLAYSKGKKMDKNNPKGWTTISIPNKYPAFVPSKTLNRKEENGFFETMNAVGFHEVIVTSDHEKSLALLPKEHVKEVIDVYVDRYRNLIKKKLINYVAIFHNHGAEAGASIYHPHSQLIALPLIDPDLKDALARARKYKKTKDCIYCRLNEWELKKGERIVYQNEDFIAVCPFASKAAFQVIISPKKHLAFFEKITECEKTNLADVFKVVLAKLHKGLGDPAYNFYLHSAPSDGSDHSYYHWHWTILPKTSIWAGFELGVGIEISTIEPEKATEYLRSQEI, from the coding sequence ATGAAAAATAAAAAAAACGAAAAATTCCCCTCAGAGCTTAGACTGGATAAAACTTCAAAGGATTGGGTTGTTATCGCTACTGGTCGAGCCAAGAGACCGGAGATGTTTAAGAAGGAGCGTCGGAAAGGAAAAAAAGTACCGAAAGGAGAATGTCCTTTTTGTAATCTTTCAGAGCAGGAGTCACCAGTTCTTGCTTATTCAAAGGGCAAGAAAATGGATAAAAATAACCCAAAAGGCTGGACCACTATATCAATACCAAACAAATATCCTGCTTTTGTTCCGTCAAAAACTTTAAATAGGAAAGAAGAAAATGGTTTTTTTGAAACCATGAATGCCGTTGGTTTCCATGAAGTTATTGTTACATCAGACCATGAAAAATCATTAGCCCTTTTACCAAAAGAGCATGTTAAAGAGGTAATTGATGTTTATGTAGATAGATACAGGAATTTAATTAAGAAGAAATTAATCAATTACGTTGCTATATTTCATAATCATGGAGCTGAAGCCGGAGCATCAATATATCATCCACACTCTCAATTAATCGCTCTTCCTCTTATTGACCCTGATCTTAAAGATGCTCTTGCTAGAGCTAGGAAGTATAAAAAAACTAAAGATTGTATTTATTGTAGATTAAATGAGTGGGAGCTAAAAAAGGGAGAGAGGATTGTTTACCAAAACGAAGACTTTATTGCAGTTTGTCCTTTTGCTTCAAAAGCTGCCTTTCAGGTAATCATTTCTCCTAAAAAACATTTGGCTTTTTTTGAAAAGATTACTGAGTGCGAAAAAACCAATCTTGCAGATGTATTTAAGGTTGTTTTGGCGAAGCTTCATAAAGGACTAGGAGATCCGGCCTATAATTTTTATCTTCATTCGGCTCCATCAGATGGCAGCGATCACTCTTACTATCATTGGCATTGGACTATTTTGCCTAAAACTTCAATCTGGGCCGGATTTGAATTGGGCGTTGGTATAGAGATATCAACTATTGAACCAGAAAAAGCAACGGAATATCTAAGAAGCCAAGAAATTTGA
- the rplN gene encoding 50S ribosomal protein L14, with protein sequence MIQPETKLKVADNSGAKTIQCFKVLGGSKRRYAQIGDIIVAAVKDAEPRKGVKKHDIVRAVIVRQKKAFARKDGSYVKFDENVAIILDGKTVNPKGGRLFGPIPRELREKGFDKLAGMAKELV encoded by the coding sequence ATGATTCAACCAGAAACAAAATTAAAAGTCGCTGATAATTCAGGAGCAAAGACAATCCAGTGCTTTAAGGTATTAGGAGGAAGTAAAAGAAGATATGCCCAAATTGGAGATATCATAGTCGCTGCTGTAAAAGATGCAGAGCCGAGAAAAGGAGTTAAGAAGCATGATATTGTTCGAGCAGTTATTGTAAGACAAAAGAAAGCCTTTGCAAGAAAAGATGGCTCATATGTTAAATTTGATGAAAACGTAGCTATAATCTTAGATGGAAAGACCGTGAACCCCAAAGGGGGAAGACTCTTTGGTCCGATCCCAAGAGAATTAAGAGAGAAAGGTTTTGATAAATTAGCAGGCATGGCCAAGGAGCTTGTATAA
- the rplR gene encoding 50S ribosomal protein L18: MLNARLQRQKRVRAKLIGTSEKPRLSVFRSSKQIYAQLVDDANGKTIASARSYEVKEEKSDKHSKDLKAKTLLAYNTGKLLAKKAQEKGVTKVIFDRGSYLYHGRVEALAKGARKGGLNF, encoded by the coding sequence ATGTTAAATGCAAGATTACAAAGACAAAAAAGAGTAAGAGCTAAGTTGATCGGAACGAGTGAAAAACCAAGACTCTCTGTTTTTAGATCGTCTAAACAAATTTACGCTCAACTGGTAGATGATGCCAATGGGAAGACTATTGCTTCTGCAAGGAGCTATGAAGTCAAGGAAGAAAAATCTGATAAGCACTCCAAAGATCTTAAAGCCAAGACTCTCTTAGCCTACAACACTGGAAAATTACTTGCAAAGAAAGCTCAAGAAAAAGGAGTAACAAAGGTCATCTTTGATAGAGGGAGTTATCTTTACCACGGAAGAGTGGAAGCCTTAGCCAAGGGAGCCAGAAAGGGCGGATTAAACTTTTAA